A genomic stretch from Chitinophagaceae bacterium includes:
- a CDS encoding SusC/RagA family TonB-linked outer membrane protein, translating to MIPKRLLARAGALVLLLMVFAQTIFAQGKTVTGKVTDSKDGSPVPNASVTIKGTNLGTTTDAGGNFRIAVENNAVLVITSVGFGSTEVAVGTQTQLTIQLTSTQGTLNEVIVVGYGTQRKRDLTGAVATVSAKDFVKGALQTPEQLIAGKVAGVQITPNGGAPGSGSRIRIRGGASLNASNDPLIVIDGVPVDNGGISGATNPLNLINPNDIETFTILKDPSAAAIYGSRASNGVILITTKKGKKGKIKLNFSAQAFVQTASNRVDVLSADEVRTIVNAKGTAAQVLLLGKESTDWQDEIYRNALGQDYNLSATGAIAKGMLPFRLSGGYLNQDGILKTGNFQRMTASLNLNPSFFNNKLKVDLNLKGARTTNAFANEGAIGNAITFDPTKPIKSGSARYGGYWEWTDPDGLPTQLSNRNPVGLLNLRENTSEVFRSIGNIQFDYQIPFVKGLRANLNLGYDVSRGGGTNIVSDSAADNYRRKGINNPYYQSRTNKLVDFYFNYAQTYKAINSRVDFTAGTGYQDFEFYSYNSPDRRYKGDTVPGSNQEFISQAPGFTMISYYGRLVYTLANKYTVTLNARTDGTSKFNKDNRWGFFPSAAFAWQINEEEFMKNSKVVSNLKLRAGYGVTGQQDGIPFYGYIPVYSLSNNQAQYQFGSNYVNMLRPGAYDADLRWETTTNINAAIDFGFMDNRINGTVEGFLRKTEDLLSTVPIPAGSNFTNRLFTNVGNIESKGLEVTLNVVPVRTKDVQWDFGVNFTYVVPKITKLLVNEDPNFTGVEVGGISGGTGNTIQRHIVGQRPNSFYMYKQIYDVNNKPIEGLYEDLNRDGIINEKDLYILQSPEAKYFVGITSSVSVKRFSAGFVMRGSIGNYMYDNMNSNMGVYRQIVNPLGFLANGTKDYLNTGFFNNQYFSDYYLKNASFLKMDNINVGYDAGEIAKNVRLRITANIQNVFVITKYKGLDPEISGGIDNTIYPRPRTYVLGVNLDF from the coding sequence ATGATCCCCAAACGACTGCTTGCCAGAGCAGGGGCATTAGTGCTTCTGTTGATGGTATTTGCACAAACTATTTTCGCCCAAGGTAAAACTGTAACAGGGAAGGTAACAGATAGTAAAGACGGAAGCCCGGTACCCAACGCTTCTGTTACTATTAAAGGAACCAATCTCGGTACAACTACTGATGCAGGAGGTAACTTCAGGATTGCAGTTGAAAACAACGCAGTGCTGGTTATCACCTCTGTTGGTTTTGGAAGTACTGAAGTTGCAGTAGGTACCCAAACCCAGTTAACCATTCAACTCACTTCCACCCAGGGAACACTGAACGAAGTAATCGTTGTTGGTTATGGTACACAACGTAAAAGAGATTTAACAGGTGCTGTTGCAACCGTATCTGCCAAAGACTTTGTGAAGGGTGCTCTGCAAACTCCCGAACAGTTAATTGCCGGCAAAGTTGCCGGTGTTCAGATTACACCCAACGGCGGTGCGCCCGGCAGTGGCAGCCGCATTCGTATTCGTGGCGGTGCTTCGCTCAATGCAAGTAACGATCCGTTAATTGTTATTGATGGGGTTCCGGTTGATAACGGCGGCATCTCAGGTGCAACCAATCCGCTCAACCTCATTAACCCGAACGATATTGAAACGTTCACCATTTTAAAAGATCCTTCTGCCGCAGCCATTTATGGTTCACGTGCATCTAACGGTGTAATCCTCATTACTACCAAGAAAGGAAAAAAAGGGAAAATAAAACTCAATTTCAGCGCACAGGCTTTTGTACAAACTGCTTCAAACAGGGTTGATGTATTATCTGCTGATGAAGTTCGTACCATTGTTAATGCAAAAGGAACGGCTGCACAGGTTCTGTTGCTTGGTAAAGAAAGTACAGACTGGCAGGATGAAATTTACAGAAACGCCTTAGGCCAGGACTATAACTTAAGTGCAACAGGTGCTATTGCAAAGGGCATGCTTCCTTTCCGGTTATCTGGCGGATATTTAAACCAGGATGGAATTTTAAAGACAGGAAACTTTCAACGTATGACTGCTTCTTTAAATCTCAATCCAAGTTTCTTCAATAATAAATTAAAGGTTGATCTGAACTTAAAAGGTGCCAGAACCACCAATGCTTTTGCAAACGAAGGTGCAATTGGAAATGCAATTACTTTCGATCCAACGAAGCCGATAAAAAGCGGCAGTGCAAGATATGGTGGTTATTGGGAGTGGACAGATCCTGATGGATTGCCAACCCAGTTGTCAAACCGTAACCCTGTTGGTTTATTAAACCTGAGGGAAAACACCAGTGAGGTGTTCCGCAGTATTGGTAACATTCAGTTTGATTACCAGATTCCTTTTGTAAAAGGCCTGCGTGCAAATCTGAACCTTGGATATGATGTATCAAGAGGTGGTGGTACAAATATTGTGAGCGACAGTGCTGCAGATAACTATCGTCGTAAAGGGATCAACAACCCTTATTATCAAAGCCGCACCAATAAGCTGGTTGATTTTTATTTCAACTATGCTCAAACCTACAAAGCAATCAACAGCCGTGTTGATTTTACTGCAGGTACCGGTTACCAGGATTTTGAATTCTACAGTTATAACAGCCCCGACAGAAGATATAAAGGGGATACTGTTCCGGGTTCAAACCAGGAATTTATTTCACAGGCTCCCGGTTTTACTATGATTTCATATTATGGACGTTTAGTGTACACCTTAGCGAATAAATATACCGTTACATTAAATGCACGTACTGATGGTACGTCCAAGTTTAACAAGGATAACCGCTGGGGTTTCTTCCCTTCTGCAGCATTTGCATGGCAGATTAACGAAGAAGAGTTTATGAAAAATTCAAAAGTTGTATCTAACCTGAAACTGCGTGCAGGTTATGGTGTTACCGGTCAGCAGGATGGTATTCCTTTCTATGGCTATATTCCTGTTTACAGTTTAAGTAATAATCAGGCACAATATCAGTTCGGCAGCAATTATGTAAATATGCTCAGGCCGGGTGCTTATGATGCTGATCTGCGTTGGGAAACAACAACCAACATTAATGCAGCTATTGACTTTGGTTTTATGGATAACCGTATTAATGGTACAGTGGAAGGATTTTTACGCAAAACAGAAGACCTGTTAAGTACTGTTCCTATTCCGGCAGGATCAAACTTCACCAACCGATTGTTTACCAACGTAGGTAATATTGAAAGTAAAGGTTTGGAAGTAACGCTGAATGTTGTTCCGGTAAGAACCAAAGATGTTCAATGGGATTTCGGCGTAAACTTTACCTATGTAGTACCAAAAATTACCAAGCTGCTTGTAAATGAAGATCCAAACTTCACAGGTGTGGAAGTAGGTGGTATCAGCGGAGGTACAGGTAATACTATTCAGCGTCATATTGTGGGCCAGCGTCCGAATTCTTTTTATATGTACAAGCAGATCTATGATGTAAATAATAAACCAATTGAAGGTTTATATGAAGATCTGAACCGTGACGGTATTATCAATGAAAAAGATCTGTATATCCTGCAGTCACCAGAAGCAAAATACTTTGTTGGTATTACATCAAGTGTGAGTGTGAAACGTTTTTCTGCAGGGTTTGTAATGCGTGGAAGCATTGGCAACTACATGTATGATAATATGAATTCAAACATGGGTGTTTACCGCCAGATTGTTAACCCGCTTGGATTCTTAGCCAACGGAACAAAAGATTATCTGAACACAGGATTTTTTAATAACCAGTATTTTTCTGATTATTATCTGAAGAATGCCTCTTTCCTGAAAATGGATAATATCAATGTTGGGTATGATGCAGGTGAAATTGCAAAGAATGTAAGATTGCGCATTACAGCCAATATTCAGAATGTATTTGTGATCACCAAGTATAAAGGACTTGATCCTGAAATTTCCGGTGGCATTGACAACACAATCTATCCACGCCCACGTACCTATGTACTGGGAGTAAATCTTGATTTTTAA
- a CDS encoding T9SS type A sorting domain-containing protein, which translates to MKKLILLLFTVLMTFISQAQLLSFAPDFPLDNSNLVITMDATKGNKGLQGFAGPVYVHIGVITNLSANSTQWQYAPFAWGSTGAASQATAAGTNKWTYTIPNIRAFFNSAAGGVPAGETILKVAILFRDGPGTIKQANSDGSDMFIPVYAAGEFAVRFTSPFMQPMYNMVPEPINVSVPASIPVTAVSSKNATLTIRYDGTQIGTAAAAQTVSGTANVTTECQHLITVEADDNGTFKRDTVNFSITPASYPTGARPAGLKDGITYENNNTEAVLILYAPLKNKVSIIGDFNNWLQTCDGLLKKDGDYFWTRITGLTSGTNYRYQYIVDDTIRVADPYSELVLDPNNDQYISAVTFPNIPAYPTGKTTGGIVGVLTPGEATYNWTSNSYVRPDKKDLLIYEMLVRDFTAAQNWQTLKDTLNYIKSLGFNAIELMPINEFDGNNSWGYNPCFYFAPDKAYGTKNALKAFIDQAHSLGISVIQDIAFNHATGQSPLAAMWWNSSSSQPASNSPYFYQTAQHPYNVFNDFNHNTEATKLHVSRFIRHWLTEYRIDGFRWDLSKGFTTQNYGTCTSPCESNMAQYSQDRINLWKRYYDSMQVVSPGSYCILEHFAAATEDAELARNGMMLWGNMTYNFTGNVKGVSSESDINNAFWINRWGSTNLTDKPGLITFAESHDEERVIYNTLNSANTNTSNSGVHNPKDLTTAIRRTEAMAAILMAVPGPKMIWQFGELGYDYPINYCVNGTINNNCRLDPKPIRWDYYQQLSRRRLYDTYSAMARLRQQKPTAFRTSALASGTNLGNSLVKTVIVDHADLKYVVVANFDVVQQSQDVVIPPGFATWYNYTQGGTINVTGSTYNVTLPPGEYRVYLNQNITGGNVTTGIRDIIANSNEFKLSVYPNPVQQTSTIRYELPKSGKVSIQLMNIQGQVVASKNMGFQLKGLQIYELSRTNFAGVRLTAGQYVLQVRVDNVVRYEKLMVQQ; encoded by the coding sequence ATGAAAAAATTAATACTCTTACTGTTTACTGTGCTGATGACATTCATCTCGCAGGCTCAGTTATTGAGTTTTGCTCCAGACTTTCCATTGGATAACAGTAACCTTGTTATAACAATGGATGCTACAAAAGGAAATAAAGGGTTGCAGGGTTTTGCCGGACCGGTTTATGTACACATCGGCGTTATTACCAATCTCAGTGCAAATTCTACTCAATGGCAATATGCTCCCTTTGCATGGGGCAGCACTGGTGCAGCTTCACAGGCAACAGCAGCCGGTACCAATAAATGGACATATACTATTCCTAATATCCGTGCTTTTTTTAATTCAGCCGCCGGAGGGGTTCCTGCAGGAGAAACGATTTTAAAAGTAGCCATTCTTTTCAGGGATGGTCCGGGTACTATCAAACAGGCAAATTCGGATGGCAGTGATATGTTTATTCCGGTATATGCGGCCGGTGAATTTGCAGTTCGGTTTACGTCTCCTTTTATGCAGCCTATGTATAACATGGTGCCTGAGCCAATTAATGTTTCTGTTCCGGCTTCAATTCCTGTTACAGCTGTATCATCTAAAAATGCTACACTCACTATCCGTTATGATGGAACACAGATAGGCACAGCCGCTGCAGCTCAAACAGTAAGCGGCACTGCAAATGTTACAACAGAATGTCAGCACCTGATAACGGTTGAAGCTGATGATAACGGAACCTTCAAAAGAGATACTGTTAACTTCAGCATTACACCAGCGTCTTACCCAACCGGAGCAAGACCGGCAGGATTAAAAGATGGAATTACCTATGAAAATAATAATACAGAAGCTGTTCTTATTTTATATGCGCCATTAAAAAATAAAGTTTCAATCATTGGCGATTTTAATAACTGGTTACAAACCTGCGATGGCTTATTAAAGAAAGATGGTGATTATTTCTGGACAAGAATTACCGGCTTAACCTCCGGAACAAACTACCGCTATCAATACATTGTTGATGATACTATCCGTGTAGCAGATCCTTACAGTGAACTGGTGCTTGACCCGAACAACGATCAATATATTTCTGCTGTAACTTTTCCAAACATACCTGCCTATCCAACTGGAAAAACTACAGGCGGCATTGTAGGTGTACTTACACCTGGTGAAGCAACGTATAACTGGACCAGCAACAGCTATGTGCGTCCTGATAAAAAAGATTTGTTGATTTATGAGATGCTGGTGAGAGATTTTACAGCTGCTCAAAACTGGCAAACATTAAAAGACACATTAAACTACATCAAGAGCCTTGGCTTCAATGCCATTGAACTTATGCCGATCAATGAGTTTGACGGTAATAATAGCTGGGGATATAATCCTTGTTTTTATTTTGCACCTGATAAAGCCTACGGTACAAAAAATGCATTGAAAGCATTTATTGATCAGGCGCATAGTCTTGGCATTTCAGTAATACAGGATATTGCTTTTAATCATGCAACAGGACAATCACCATTGGCTGCCATGTGGTGGAACTCTTCATCAAGTCAGCCTGCATCTAACAGCCCTTACTTCTATCAAACAGCGCAGCATCCTTATAATGTATTCAATGATTTTAATCATAATACAGAAGCTACCAAATTACATGTTTCCCGGTTCATCCGTCACTGGCTGACTGAATACCGCATAGATGGTTTTCGCTGGGATTTGAGTAAAGGGTTTACTACTCAGAATTACGGTACCTGCACCAGTCCCTGCGAAAGCAATATGGCACAATACAGCCAGGACAGAATTAATCTCTGGAAACGCTATTATGATTCAATGCAGGTTGTATCACCGGGTTCGTATTGTATTTTAGAACACTTTGCAGCTGCAACTGAAGATGCTGAACTGGCAAGAAACGGGATGATGCTCTGGGGTAATATGACGTATAATTTTACAGGAAATGTAAAAGGAGTTTCATCTGAATCAGATATTAATAATGCATTTTGGATTAACCGCTGGGGCTCCACTAACCTTACTGATAAACCCGGTTTAATTACGTTTGCTGAAAGTCATGATGAAGAAAGAGTGATTTATAATACACTCAACAGTGCCAATACAAATACTTCCAATTCAGGAGTACATAATCCTAAAGATCTTACCACGGCTATTCGCAGGACAGAAGCAATGGCTGCCATTTTGATGGCAGTTCCCGGCCCTAAAATGATCTGGCAGTTTGGAGAACTGGGTTATGATTACCCGATAAATTATTGTGTAAACGGGACAATCAATAATAATTGCCGCCTCGATCCAAAACCTATCCGCTGGGATTATTATCAACAATTGAGCCGCCGCCGTTTATACGATACTTATTCAGCTATGGCAAGATTGCGTCAGCAAAAACCAACTGCGTTCCGCACATCAGCACTTGCCAGCGGAACTAATTTAGGAAACAGTTTAGTAAAGACTGTAATTGTGGATCATGCTGATCTGAAATATGTTGTTGTTGCCAATTTCGATGTAGTTCAGCAGTCACAGGATGTTGTAATTCCTCCGGGATTTGCTACATGGTATAATTATACTCAGGGGGGTACTATCAATGTAACAGGATCAACATATAATGTAACACTTCCTCCCGGTGAATACAGGGTATATCTCAATCAGAATATAACCGGAGGTAATGTAACAACAGGTATCAGGGACATTATTGCCAACAGTAATGAATTTAAGTTGAGCGTTTACCCCAACCCTGTTCAGCAAACTTCAACAATCAGGTATGAGTTGCCAAAGAGTGGAAAGGTGAGTATTCAGCTGATGAATATCCAAGGTCAGGTTGTGGCATCAAAGAATATGGGATTTCAGTTAAAGGGCCTGCAGATATATGAATTGAGCAGAACCAATTTTGCAGGTGTACGTTTAACAGCAGGACAATATGTATTACAGGTGCGGGTTGATAATGTTGTGCGGTATGAAAAGCTGATGGTGCAGCAATAG
- a CDS encoding helix-turn-helix domain-containing protein — protein sequence MKAELEKIVPGEDKPILVAYRMNLPYLEFYWHHHPEYELTYKINVAGKRIVGDSYEQFEAGDLVLIGPDMPHTWVTDRKIKNMDCDFVVIQFSGSLFNSLSGLTDFESIKRLLQNCKHGLAFKNSAPFKEMILSLPNKTGVQKITDFLLLLEQLAKQKGRRLASSEYDISQAKNKEYRINKVCTYLEQHYSKPISISEAAAIVNISPSAFCKFFKRATGKTFSDYLNEIRIGYACYQLIETDKQISTIARSAGFESITYFNRVFTRKKNSTPRAFRSEAN from the coding sequence ATGAAAGCCGAACTCGAAAAAATTGTTCCCGGAGAGGATAAACCCATCCTGGTTGCTTACCGGATGAATCTTCCTTACCTGGAGTTTTACTGGCACCATCACCCGGAATATGAGCTGACGTATAAAATAAATGTGGCCGGAAAGCGAATCGTTGGCGACAGTTATGAGCAATTTGAAGCCGGTGATCTTGTACTGATAGGGCCTGATATGCCACACACCTGGGTAACCGACAGGAAAATAAAAAATATGGACTGCGATTTTGTTGTCATCCAGTTTTCAGGGTCATTATTCAACAGTCTTTCTGGCTTAACTGATTTTGAAAGCATCAAACGCCTGCTGCAAAACTGTAAACATGGTTTGGCATTTAAAAACAGCGCCCCATTTAAAGAAATGATTCTTTCACTCCCCAATAAAACAGGAGTTCAAAAAATTACTGATTTCCTTTTACTGCTGGAACAGCTGGCCAAACAAAAAGGGAGAAGACTCGCTTCTTCTGAATATGATATTTCGCAGGCAAAAAACAAAGAATACAGAATCAATAAGGTTTGTACCTACCTGGAACAGCACTATTCCAAACCCATCAGCATCAGTGAAGCTGCAGCAATTGTAAATATATCACCCAGTGCTTTTTGTAAATTTTTTAAACGTGCAACCGGTAAAACATTTTCTGATTATCTCAATGAAATCAGAATCGGGTATGCCTGTTACCAGCTGATTGAAACAGATAAACAGATATCAACCATTGCCCGCAGTGCAGGGTTTGAATCGATCACTTATTTCAACCGTGTGTTTACAAGAAAAAAGAACAGTACCCCAAGGGCATTCAGAAGTGAAGCAAACTGA
- a CDS encoding amidohydrolase — protein MNRLFFLLLVVVVFSQCNTKTTVDTLLINGTVYTVDSSFSKTEAGAVKDGKIVAIGSTAELQKIYAAKETIDLQEKYLYPGFIDAHAHFFGYGLDLRKANLTGTVSWEDVLHLLSDFAKELNAKPGEWIIGRGWDQNDWEVKEYPTKEKLDQLFPTNPVILTRVDGHAAIVNQLALDNSGVTASTRLIGGDVILKDGKPTGVLIDNAVDLVSANIPPATDQQIKEGLTAAQQNCFAVGLTTIDDCGLSYENVLQIEKANQSGELKMRLYVMLSDAKNNYEAIFKRGMIKTDRLNVRSFKVYADGALGSRGACLLQAYTDKPGHLGFLLSNPVHFDSVAAVIYNKGFQMCTHAIGDSGNRTILNVYGKYLKEKNDLRWRIEHAQVVNEHDFNLFGMYSIVPSVQPTHATSDMYWADKRLGTQRVKGAYAYNDLLKQNGWIPLGTDFPVEDIDPLKTFYAAVFRKDAKGWPAEGFQTENALTREATLKGMTIWAAKSNFEEKEKGSIETGKFADFVILDTDIMTATFEQILKTRVLKTICNGETVYTK, from the coding sequence ATGAACCGATTATTTTTTTTGCTGCTCGTTGTTGTTGTCTTTAGCCAGTGTAATACAAAGACGACGGTTGATACGTTGTTGATCAACGGTACTGTGTATACCGTTGACTCTTCTTTTTCAAAAACAGAAGCAGGTGCTGTGAAAGACGGGAAAATTGTTGCAATCGGTTCAACAGCTGAATTACAGAAAATATATGCAGCGAAAGAAACCATTGATTTGCAGGAAAAATATTTATATCCTGGTTTTATTGATGCACATGCACATTTCTTTGGTTATGGTTTGGATTTACGCAAAGCAAATCTCACGGGTACTGTAAGCTGGGAAGATGTATTGCATCTCCTCAGCGATTTTGCAAAAGAGTTAAACGCAAAACCCGGCGAATGGATTATTGGAAGAGGCTGGGATCAGAATGATTGGGAAGTAAAAGAATATCCAACCAAAGAAAAATTAGATCAGCTCTTCCCAACCAATCCGGTCATTTTAACAAGAGTGGATGGTCATGCTGCCATTGTAAATCAACTGGCGCTGGATAATAGTGGAGTAACTGCTTCAACAAGACTGATTGGAGGAGATGTGATTTTGAAAGATGGAAAGCCAACAGGTGTATTAATTGATAATGCAGTTGATTTAGTTTCTGCAAACATTCCTCCGGCAACTGATCAGCAGATCAAAGAAGGATTAACAGCAGCACAACAAAATTGTTTTGCAGTTGGCTTAACAACAATTGATGATTGCGGATTGAGTTATGAAAATGTATTACAGATTGAAAAAGCGAATCAAAGCGGCGAGTTGAAAATGCGTTTGTACGTAATGCTCAGTGATGCAAAAAATAATTATGAAGCCATTTTCAAAAGAGGAATGATTAAGACCGATCGTTTAAACGTCCGCAGCTTTAAAGTATATGCTGATGGTGCATTGGGTTCAAGAGGTGCCTGCTTACTGCAAGCTTATACAGACAAACCCGGTCATCTTGGTTTTTTATTAAGTAACCCGGTGCATTTTGATTCAGTTGCTGCAGTTATTTATAATAAAGGTTTCCAGATGTGTACACATGCCATTGGCGACAGTGGTAACAGAACCATTTTAAATGTGTATGGTAAATATTTAAAAGAAAAGAATGATCTGCGCTGGCGCATTGAGCATGCACAGGTAGTGAATGAACATGATTTTAATTTATTCGGCATGTACAGCATTGTGCCAAGTGTACAGCCAACGCATGCAACAAGTGATATGTACTGGGCTGATAAACGCTTGGGAACTCAACGTGTAAAAGGAGCCTATGCTTATAATGATTTATTAAAACAAAATGGATGGATTCCGCTGGGAACTGATTTCCCTGTTGAAGATATTGATCCGCTGAAAACATTTTATGCAGCTGTGTTCCGTAAAGATGCAAAGGGCTGGCCCGCTGAAGGATTTCAAACTGAAAATGCATTAACAAGAGAAGCAACCTTAAAAGGAATGACGATCTGGGCAGCTAAATCGAACTTTGAAGAAAAGGAAAAAGGAAGTATTGAAACAGGAAAGTTTGCTGACTTTGTTATCCTTGATACTGATATTATGACGGCAACATTTGAACAGATCCTGAAAACCAGAGTACTGAAAACAATCTGTAACGGAGAAACAGTTTATACGAAGTAA
- the ligA gene encoding NAD-dependent DNA ligase LigA, with translation MYSPEITKQLQQTTTVLLQHLTKNGIDRKSIADLREVLRFHEYRYYILNDPLISDYEYDQLYKSLEKIEAEEPSLITPDSPTQRVAKGLGNDFKKVQHLVPMLSLENSYNADDLIVWDRKAREASGLDEIEYCVEPKFDGASISLIYEDDMLVRGATRGDGTEGEEITTNIRQIKSIPLSAAFSTYGIKQIEIRGEILMSKKNFKAYNDQLAEENLPPLANPRNAASGSLRIKDSMEVARRNLEAFLYHVGYLMKYEVKSTKYEEILTHSDALKMMWNLGFRSPEKEKKILKGVKAVVDHINEFEIKRDELPYEIDGMVIKVNDLQLQDKMGMTSHHPRWAIAYKFKARQGTSKLRAVEYQVGRTGAVTPVAKIDPVAIGGVTVTSISLHNEEFIAEKDLMLSDTVLVERAGDVIPYIVKSMPELRTGKEEKIKFPTECPVCNSKLVKPEAEAVWRCVNYHCEAQIVERIIHFTSKDAMDIRGMGDANVRKFYELGYLKDIPTLYQLPFDKIKGLEGYGAKSVDNLQTAIENSKKQPLFRLINALGIRFVGEATAKTLANSTKHLLDIATKTQEELQQMEDVGPRVAGSIHEFFSNQENIDILKQLEALGLQLKNEQKDTKHDGNLTGVTFLFTGTMPTLKRSQAEEMAEEQGGTILSGVSAKLNYLVVGEDAGSKLEKAKKISTIKIINEEEFVSLLKK, from the coding sequence ATGTATTCTCCCGAAATAACCAAACAACTTCAGCAAACTACAACTGTATTACTTCAACATCTCACTAAAAATGGGATAGATAGAAAAAGTATTGCAGATTTAAGAGAAGTACTTCGTTTTCATGAATACCGGTATTACATCCTCAACGATCCATTGATCAGTGATTATGAATATGATCAGCTGTATAAATCACTGGAGAAGATAGAAGCAGAAGAACCCTCACTCATTACGCCTGATTCACCAACCCAGCGTGTGGCAAAAGGACTGGGCAATGATTTTAAAAAAGTACAGCACCTTGTTCCTATGCTGAGTTTGGAGAACTCATACAATGCTGACGATTTAATTGTCTGGGACCGGAAAGCAAGAGAAGCAAGCGGACTGGATGAAATAGAATACTGTGTTGAACCAAAATTTGACGGTGCAAGCATTTCATTGATTTATGAAGATGATATGCTTGTTCGTGGTGCAACAAGAGGCGATGGAACAGAAGGTGAAGAAATTACTACCAATATCCGCCAGATCAAATCCATTCCTTTATCTGCTGCCTTTTCAACATACGGCATCAAACAGATTGAAATACGTGGTGAGATTTTAATGAGTAAGAAAAATTTCAAAGCGTACAATGATCAGCTGGCCGAAGAAAATCTTCCTCCTCTTGCCAATCCACGTAATGCGGCCAGCGGCAGTTTACGGATTAAAGACTCAATGGAAGTTGCAAGAAGAAACCTTGAAGCGTTTCTATATCATGTAGGTTATTTAATGAAGTACGAAGTAAAAAGTACGAAGTATGAAGAGATCTTAACTCATAGCGATGCATTGAAAATGATGTGGAACTTAGGCTTTCGCAGTCCGGAGAAAGAAAAGAAAATTCTGAAAGGTGTAAAAGCAGTTGTTGATCATATCAATGAATTTGAAATTAAAAGAGATGAACTGCCGTATGAAATTGATGGAATGGTCATTAAAGTAAATGATCTTCAGTTACAGGATAAGATGGGCATGACCAGTCATCATCCACGCTGGGCCATTGCCTATAAATTCAAAGCCAGACAAGGCACAAGTAAACTGCGTGCTGTTGAATACCAGGTGGGAAGAACAGGAGCTGTTACTCCTGTTGCCAAGATTGATCCTGTTGCAATTGGTGGGGTAACGGTTACAAGTATTTCTTTACACAATGAAGAGTTTATTGCTGAAAAAGATCTGATGCTGAGCGATACTGTTTTGGTTGAACGTGCAGGTGATGTAATTCCCTACATTGTTAAATCAATGCCTGAATTACGAACGGGCAAAGAAGAAAAAATAAAATTTCCAACCGAGTGCCCTGTGTGTAACAGCAAACTGGTCAAGCCCGAAGCTGAAGCAGTATGGCGTTGTGTAAATTATCATTGCGAAGCACAGATTGTTGAACGCATTATTCATTTTACCAGTAAAGATGCCATGGATATCCGTGGTATGGGTGATGCTAATGTGCGCAAGTTTTATGAACTGGGCTATTTAAAAGATATACCAACACTCTATCAATTACCATTCGACAAAATAAAAGGACTGGAAGGTTATGGTGCAAAGAGCGTTGACAACCTGCAGACAGCAATAGAGAATTCAAAGAAGCAGCCATTATTCAGGTTGATCAATGCATTAGGCATTCGTTTTGTTGGTGAAGCAACGGCAAAAACATTGGCCAACTCAACCAAACATTTGTTAGACATCGCAACTAAAACACAGGAAGAATTACAGCAAATGGAAGATGTTGGTCCAAGAGTTGCAGGCAGTATTCATGAGTTTTTCAGCAACCAGGAAAATATTGATATACTGAAACAACTGGAAGCACTCGGTCTGCAACTGAAGAATGAACAGAAAGACACAAAGCATGATGGAAACCTTACAGGTGTTACTTTTCTTTTTACCGGAACAATGCCCACGCTTAAACGCAGTCAGGCCGAAGAGATGGCAGAAGAACAGGGTGGAACAATATTGAGTGGAGTAAGCGCCAAACTCAACTATCTTGTTGTGGGAGAAGATGCGGGCAGTAAATTAGAGAAAGCAAAAAAGATCAGCACCATCAAGATTATTAACGAAGAAGAGTTTGTGTCTTTGTTGAAAAAATAA